AAACGCCCAGCTTGGCGGCGAAATCAGAAAGCGGAATATATTCGGCCATGATGGCTCCCAGGTGTTCCAATCCTTACCAGGAAGCCACCGACCGAAGGCTTGCCACTAGGATTGGTTGAGCAGTTTGCGAATGTCACGTGGGCCAGGTGTGCCCCCGTTGAATTCTTCGATGAGTAAATCCCATTGTAAATTGCGAACGCTGCGAAGGGAAACTTTTCCGTTGGTCCCATCCACATGATAAACGGCCATGACCCTTGTTTCTGGGTCCACCAAAATCATGTGCTGTCCTCCATCTCCAGAGGTCGCCGTGTGAACGACTAACCCGGAAGAGACCGGTAGCCCAAGATTTTGCTGGGCCATAGCGGACGAGGAATCGCGGAAAAGCTCAACGCCAAGCGTTACAACGACGATGACGACGATCGCCGAGAGAATTGACTTCCACATAAATCACCCATATTACGCGATTTACGGAATCGTTCCTCTAAGACTTATTCTAGAAGCCCAATTCCGAGATGCAACTATTTATCTGATGGTTGTTTAGGGAGAAACCGCAAAGCATTCCACCCAAAAGGGGCAAAATCGGTCTATTAAATCCTGGCAACCTATGCGTTGGGCAGTTTATCAGCAGTGTCGGCCCCGACAAACAGGAATTTCTGGGACCATTCCCCCCATGTCAGGGAAAGAAACCGCGGGAGGAGAAAATTTTGTCAAGAAAGAACATCGGCCGACGGACTAAGTCCGTCGGCCGAACATTCATTTCCCCCCCGGGATTTAATTCAAACTCGACGAGCGAGTGATGTTTTAAGCAAGTCCTCTTCTCAGAGGAGGTTATCGCGGCGTTGCTTGCCTCGACGCAAAGAGTTATCGGCAAGCGAACCGGTCCTATTGAAACTCTTTTGGGGTGATTCTCGAAAAAACCGGCGTAACGACGCAAACCGCCACGTCACCTCAAACTAACACATTCCCAGAAGACTTTAGATTTTGCCTGATTGTTACAGGCCCATTATTCCGATTCTAACGATTAACGGAAGTTTCCCTTTTGTTCCGCCTCCCTCCCCGGGAAGTTGCGGTGCCATCGAAAAGGAGTTCGATTGTGCAAGAGACGGACGCCCCTAAGATCTCTCAGTCTATCGCTGCCAAGCTTGGCTGGCCGATTCTGATTGGTTCGGCTTTGACCGTTCTTTTCTATGCCGCCATTCATTTTGGCGTCATCCCCCAGCACCCGCTACTTCGCTATGTTACCGCTCACCCGGTCGAATATGCAGAAGTGGCCATGTTCATGGTGGGGATTGCGGCGTTGCTCTTGAAAGGTGGACAACTCGTTGCTGAGTTACGTTCCCTTCCTCAAGTCGAGCTTCCTCCTCAGGAATCTCAACGAACCAAAATCGAACAAGCCCCCGTGCTGCTGGCCGCACTCCGCGAATTGCCGGAGTCGCTTCATTCGACACTTTTGTTCCAACGCTTGGGCAAAGGGCTGCATCATGTGCATGCCAGCCAAACGGCTGCGTCGTTGCAAGACGAAATGAAGTACCTGGCCGACATCGACCAGGAACGCTCTGAGCATGACTACTCGATGGTTCGGATCGTCATTTGGGCGACCCCCATGCTCGGCTTCTTGGGAACGGTGATCGGTATCACCCTGGCCCTCGGTAATCTCTCGCCGGAGGCCTTAGTCAGCGAACCCAAAGTGGCAATGGAAAGCCTACTGCAAGGTTTGAGTGTCGCGTTTGACACGACTGCCCTGGCGTTGACGCTGTCGATTGGATTAATGTTCGCTCAGTTTGTCATGGGACGCATCGAAGCCGATATTTTGAGCAATGTCGATGCGATCGCGGCGGAAGAACTCACAACTCGCTTTGAAACCGAGGGAAGCGCGACCGACCCAAGTGTTTTGGCTGTTAAGCGAATGGCGGAACGGACGATTCAAACGACGCAAGATCTGGTTGTTCGCCAGACCGAGCTCTGGCGGGAAACGGTTTCGGCCGCCCATCAACATTGGCAACGTTTGGTCAGTACCAGTACCGAACAAATGGAAACCGCCTTGCATAACGCGTTAAGTGAATCGCTTAAGACGCATGCCGAGGCCCTTGCCGCTGCCCAACAAAACACGATGCAACGTTCGGCAGAGCAGCTTAATGGTGTGATCGATGCGTTATACCAAGTTA
The window above is part of the Bremerella cremea genome. Proteins encoded here:
- a CDS encoding MotA/TolQ/ExbB proton channel family protein, with the translated sequence MQETDAPKISQSIAAKLGWPILIGSALTVLFYAAIHFGVIPQHPLLRYVTAHPVEYAEVAMFMVGIAALLLKGGQLVAELRSLPQVELPPQESQRTKIEQAPVLLAALRELPESLHSTLLFQRLGKGLHHVHASQTAASLQDEMKYLADIDQERSEHDYSMVRIVIWATPMLGFLGTVIGITLALGNLSPEALVSEPKVAMESLLQGLSVAFDTTALALTLSIGLMFAQFVMGRIEADILSNVDAIAAEELTTRFETEGSATDPSVLAVKRMAERTIQTTQDLVVRQTELWRETVSAAHQHWQRLVSTSTEQMETALHNALSESLKTHAEALAAAQQNTMQRSAEQLNGVIDALYQVSSSIHSQQEQMTEQGSILLKVVEATGEVASLEESLNRNLSSLAGKQHFEETVQSLAATIHLLNSRMTDGGHATVQLDRKQEKGHAA